A region from the Salifodinibacter halophilus genome encodes:
- a CDS encoding MFS transporter encodes MSRPTDSRGPDSSVEPDPVRWRVLFVLLIAIFMSLVGVSIVNVALPSIQEGLGASQADLQWVLSGYALTFGIVLIAAGRAGDLMGRGGIFIIGVGIFTAASVASGVAPNAEWLNIARFVQGVGSGLLSPQGIGMIQQYFRGAERGRAFGYFGSVVGVSVGIGPVLGGFLIKLGGVDFGWRLTFLVNVPAGIAAIILALRWFPKPLMNFGPKGAAGEQSRTMRSLRALDPIGSALAGLAVFAILFPFVEAKSSALTWLLLLFGLVLVAVWVWWERRYARQGHSPMVDLRLFSTRSFANGTIIVTLYFLGMTSIWVLVALYIQQGLGRSALESGLIGIPSALSSALSANWAGKRVVRYGRKLVIGGLLFALTGLALSILIILLHANGHLSVWWLLLSLTLIGVAQGTVISPNQTLTLADVPLHYAGSSGAIMQTGQRIGTSIGIAMITAAVFAALTVTSWPIAVTAGFILIGLVILSALGMAFKDLHDRAKSSASDE; translated from the coding sequence ATGTCACGCCCGACTGATTCACGCGGGCCCGATAGCAGCGTTGAACCGGACCCGGTGCGTTGGCGGGTGCTTTTCGTTTTGCTGATCGCAATATTCATGTCGCTGGTTGGCGTGAGCATCGTCAACGTGGCGCTGCCGTCGATTCAGGAAGGCCTCGGTGCCTCCCAGGCCGATCTGCAATGGGTGCTGTCCGGATACGCACTGACGTTCGGCATTGTTTTGATCGCCGCCGGCCGCGCCGGAGATCTCATGGGCCGCGGCGGCATTTTTATTATCGGTGTCGGCATATTCACGGCCGCATCCGTAGCCTCGGGGGTCGCTCCCAATGCGGAATGGCTCAATATCGCCCGATTCGTCCAGGGCGTCGGCTCGGGGCTTTTGAGTCCGCAAGGCATCGGCATGATCCAACAGTATTTCCGAGGCGCCGAACGGGGTCGGGCGTTCGGATATTTCGGCAGTGTGGTTGGCGTATCAGTCGGCATCGGTCCCGTTCTTGGCGGCTTTTTGATTAAGCTCGGCGGCGTCGACTTCGGCTGGCGGCTAACGTTTCTAGTCAACGTGCCCGCCGGCATCGCGGCCATCATTTTGGCTCTGCGCTGGTTTCCGAAACCCCTGATGAACTTCGGCCCCAAGGGGGCAGCGGGTGAACAAAGCCGAACAATGCGTTCACTGCGTGCGCTGGATCCGATCGGCTCAGCGCTCGCCGGCCTTGCCGTTTTTGCCATCTTATTTCCGTTTGTGGAAGCAAAAAGCTCGGCGCTTACGTGGCTGTTGTTGCTATTCGGCCTCGTTCTGGTCGCTGTCTGGGTGTGGTGGGAGCGGCGCTACGCGCGTCAAGGCCACAGCCCGATGGTCGATCTGCGGCTGTTTTCCACCCGCAGCTTCGCTAACGGCACCATCATCGTGACGTTGTATTTCCTGGGCATGACCAGCATCTGGGTCCTGGTTGCGCTGTATATCCAACAAGGACTCGGCCGATCCGCGCTCGAATCCGGTCTCATTGGCATCCCATCGGCCCTGAGTTCGGCACTCTCGGCCAATTGGGCCGGCAAACGCGTGGTGAGATACGGTCGCAAGCTGGTTATCGGCGGGTTGCTTTTCGCCCTAACCGGCCTCGCGTTGAGCATCCTCATTATTCTGCTGCACGCCAACGGCCACCTGAGCGTATGGTGGCTTTTGCTATCGCTGACGCTGATCGGCGTGGCGCAAGGCACCGTTATCAGCCCAAACCAGACACTGACGCTGGCCGATGTGCCTTTGCATTACGCCGGCAGTTCCGGCGCCATCATGCAGACCGGCCAACGAATTGGCACATCGATCGGCATCGCCATGATCACCGCGGCCGTATTCGCCGCCCTAACCGTGACATCGTGGCCCATCGCGGTCACCGCAGGGTTCATCCTGATCGGGCTCGTCATACTCAGCGCTCTCGGCATGGCATTCAAGGATCTCCACGACCGCGCAAAATCCAGCGCCAGCGACGAGTGA
- a CDS encoding FAD-binding oxidoreductase, which translates to MSLPESSPYVIIGAGIHGLSTALNLADRLRQTGRGDGRDIVVLDKNRPGAGATGIACGVVRNNYFQPAMRELMAHSVSVWEEDPENYGYHPVGYLQISCESMREDVAGIAKQQAAIGYPSWFVEGEAESRRYMQGLFDDWQAEGITSVLHEQKGGYANCTQTVVGLTRKVEAAGIEIRTGVQVTGFRKDSSAVSHVETDQGVVACDYVVVAVGPWIRDIWQLLGLPDAIDVRGSDGTLRPNTPMWTYWVLQEGTLEVAPDTQLTNTGEFPPVVHVDTDAPLYDGDTLLTDQSWGIYYKPDYDFGGVQGGAMPLQLDRPAGEIAVDPYGPESPEFVAGDDFARMWSAALAFCQKRFEGQRHLYKTEERSGGLGCFTPDSFPVFDVFHDNCYVIADSNHGFKMIGVGRLVADEIMGQTSTLLEPFRFTRYAKGEAHPVSNSPYPWS; encoded by the coding sequence ATGTCATTACCCGAGAGCAGCCCTTACGTCATCATTGGGGCCGGCATACACGGCCTCAGCACCGCCTTGAATTTGGCCGACAGACTGCGGCAAACCGGACGCGGCGACGGACGCGATATTGTCGTGCTGGATAAAAACCGGCCCGGTGCAGGGGCTACCGGGATCGCCTGCGGCGTGGTGCGTAATAACTACTTCCAGCCGGCGATGCGCGAGTTGATGGCGCATAGCGTATCGGTCTGGGAGGAAGATCCCGAAAACTATGGCTATCACCCGGTCGGCTATCTCCAGATCAGCTGTGAAAGCATGCGCGAGGATGTGGCTGGTATCGCCAAGCAGCAGGCCGCTATTGGCTATCCCTCCTGGTTTGTCGAAGGCGAGGCGGAAAGCCGTCGGTACATGCAGGGCCTGTTCGATGATTGGCAGGCAGAAGGCATCACCTCGGTATTGCATGAACAAAAGGGCGGGTATGCCAATTGCACGCAAACTGTGGTGGGGCTGACCCGCAAGGTGGAAGCGGCCGGGATCGAAATTCGGACCGGTGTCCAGGTGACGGGGTTCCGTAAAGATTCAAGCGCGGTGTCGCATGTGGAAACCGATCAGGGTGTTGTGGCCTGCGACTATGTCGTGGTTGCGGTCGGCCCCTGGATCAGGGATATCTGGCAACTGCTTGGGTTGCCTGATGCGATCGATGTGCGGGGGTCGGATGGCACGCTGCGGCCGAACACGCCGATGTGGACCTACTGGGTGTTGCAGGAGGGCACATTGGAGGTTGCGCCGGATACCCAGCTTACCAATACGGGCGAGTTTCCGCCGGTTGTTCACGTGGATACGGATGCGCCGCTGTATGACGGTGATACGTTGCTTACGGATCAGAGCTGGGGCATCTACTACAAGCCGGATTACGATTTCGGTGGCGTTCAGGGCGGTGCCATGCCGTTGCAGCTGGATCGCCCGGCCGGTGAAATCGCCGTGGATCCTTATGGGCCGGAATCGCCGGAGTTTGTGGCCGGGGACGATTTCGCACGGATGTGGTCTGCCGCGTTGGCGTTCTGCCAGAAGCGGTTCGAAGGCCAGCGCCATCTCTACAAGACCGAGGAACGATCCGGCGGTCTGGGCTGTTTTACGCCGGACAGCTTTCCGGTGTTCGATGTCTTTCACGACAACTGTTATGTCATTGCCGACTCCAATCACGGCTTCAAGATGATTGGCGTGGGGCGCCTGGTAGCTGACGAGATTATGGGTCAAACCAGCACGTTGCTGGAGCCGTTTCGATTCACCCGTTATGCAAAGGGCGAAGCACATCCAGTATCCAACAGCCCCTATCCCTGGAGCTGA
- a CDS encoding BCCT family transporter, giving the protein MTYVSEKESECADSPPAATGFEGVNWKAFVLSGVPLLIFVVVSLIDESAMSAAVSTAFSWSAAVFGAYWQILLLATFFIGLGVAASPVSRARIGNTLDTDMSTFRWVSVIMCTLLAGGGVFWSAAEPIAHVVNPPPLFGDTSGFSTAVHALAYSFMHWGFLAWAILASLTGIVLSHLHYDRGLPLLPRTLLYPVFGDAVMRGWFGAVIDAVCVLAVAAGTIGPVGFLGLQVGYGLQTLFGIPNVFFTQILVVAGITAVYVLSAMLGIRRGIENLSRFNVLLGLSLMAFIVVFGPTAFIFNAYVQGLGTYIQQFLPMATYRGDPSWLGNWTIFFWGWFLGYGPLMAIFVAKISRGRTVRQMVLAVSVLAPMVTTFWFTVLGGTGVAYELAAPGSISNAFEGFNLPAALMAITQTLPLGFLISILFLVLTTVFVATTGDSMSYTISIVMTANEEPPIAVRIFWGIAMGTMAAILITLGSGGVSALQSFIVVTAVPVSLVLLPSLWNGPQMAWRMAREQGLVADAAEPVKNRG; this is encoded by the coding sequence ATGACTTATGTAAGTGAAAAAGAGAGCGAGTGTGCCGACTCGCCGCCGGCGGCCACCGGCTTTGAGGGCGTCAACTGGAAGGCTTTCGTATTAAGCGGCGTACCTCTGCTGATTTTTGTCGTGGTGTCGTTGATCGATGAGTCGGCGATGTCGGCCGCGGTCAGCACGGCGTTTAGTTGGTCTGCAGCCGTATTCGGTGCCTACTGGCAGATCCTGCTGCTGGCGACGTTCTTCATCGGCCTGGGTGTGGCGGCGTCGCCGGTCAGCCGGGCACGCATCGGCAACACGTTGGACACCGACATGTCCACGTTCCGTTGGGTTTCGGTCATCATGTGTACGCTTTTAGCGGGCGGTGGCGTGTTTTGGTCGGCCGCCGAGCCGATCGCTCACGTCGTTAATCCGCCGCCGCTTTTTGGCGACACCAGCGGCTTTAGCACCGCTGTACATGCGCTGGCTTACTCGTTCATGCACTGGGGATTTCTCGCGTGGGCGATACTCGCCAGCCTGACCGGCATCGTACTGAGCCATCTGCACTACGATCGTGGCCTGCCGCTGTTGCCACGCACGCTGTTATATCCGGTATTCGGTGATGCCGTGATGCGCGGTTGGTTCGGCGCCGTTATCGATGCTGTATGTGTGCTCGCGGTCGCGGCCGGAACGATCGGGCCAGTTGGCTTTTTGGGGCTACAGGTCGGCTATGGCTTGCAGACGCTGTTCGGGATTCCCAATGTGTTTTTCACTCAGATACTTGTCGTTGCCGGCATCACTGCGGTCTACGTGCTCTCGGCAATGCTGGGGATTCGTCGCGGCATCGAGAATCTCAGCCGCTTCAACGTACTTCTTGGTCTGAGTCTGATGGCTTTCATCGTGGTCTTCGGGCCGACGGCGTTCATCTTCAACGCCTATGTGCAAGGTTTGGGCACCTATATTCAGCAGTTTCTGCCCATGGCGACCTATCGCGGCGACCCGAGCTGGCTTGGCAATTGGACCATTTTCTTCTGGGGCTGGTTTCTAGGGTATGGGCCGCTGATGGCGATTTTCGTAGCCAAAATCTCGCGTGGCCGCACCGTGCGCCAGATGGTGCTGGCGGTGTCTGTGCTCGCGCCGATGGTCACGACATTTTGGTTCACCGTGCTTGGCGGCACGGGGGTGGCCTATGAGCTGGCTGCACCCGGTTCGATCTCCAACGCCTTTGAGGGCTTCAACTTGCCGGCTGCCCTTATGGCCATTACCCAGACTTTGCCGCTTGGATTTCTGATATCGATCCTGTTTTTGGTTTTGACAACGGTGTTCGTCGCGACCACTGGCGACTCCATGAGTTACACCATATCGATCGTCATGACCGCCAACGAGGAGCCTCCCATCGCAGTTCGCATTTTCTGGGGCATTGCCATGGGCACAATGGCCGCCATTCTCATAACACTTGGTTCCGGCGGCGTTTCGGCACTGCAATCGTTCATCGTTGTGACCGCGGTACCTGTATCACTCGTATTGCTGCCTTCGCTATGGAATGGCCCCCAGATGGCGTGGCGCATGGCCCGAGAACAGGGGCTGGTCGCTGACGCTGCCGAGCCGGTTAAAAACCGAGGCTGA
- a CDS encoding DUF2501 domain-containing protein: MNARFKTLALAGLLGLMTIGSAQALSLDSAKDKAGDMMSSGEGGGGANLLSTLSSGSFNPASLTNLTGVISYCQENGYLGSTADVAKNQVMEKLGVSSEPTDDSDYQKGSKGVLQGDKQSFNLSSLGDKAGEKACGMVADQATSLVSG; encoded by the coding sequence ATGAACGCACGTTTTAAAACCCTCGCATTAGCCGGATTGCTCGGCCTCATGACTATCGGGTCAGCACAAGCCTTGTCTCTCGACAGCGCGAAAGACAAGGCCGGCGATATGATGTCCAGCGGCGAAGGCGGTGGAGGCGCCAACCTGTTGAGCACGCTTTCCAGCGGCTCCTTCAACCCAGCTAGCCTAACCAACCTGACCGGCGTGATCAGTTACTGCCAGGAGAACGGCTATCTCGGCAGCACTGCTGACGTGGCGAAAAACCAGGTGATGGAAAAGCTTGGCGTTTCCTCTGAACCCACGGACGATAGCGACTACCAGAAGGGCTCGAAAGGTGTCCTGCAAGGTGACAAGCAGTCGTTCAATCTGTCTTCTCTAGGAGACAAAGCCGGCGAGAAAGCCTGCGGCATGGTCGCTGACCAGGCCACGTCCCTCGTCAGCGGATAA
- a CDS encoding glutathione S-transferase family protein, producing the protein MSLTLYGHRLSQPCRAVEILLRELGLDYTWQQVDFANGATHEHWFVDNINAFETIPALVATDDKPGATPTDLRLGESHAMMRYLCRIAMDCDTAHRWYPGDQDPARSARIDQWLDWHHNHVRRHDMFHHIMNLHLTLPMLKREIDTDLLRPRQASLRTSLGTLEQQLRSTTADSPLSTLCGDTEPTIADLAIASELYQIAAVGYHFNSFPAVENWLDALVGRPHFQAVSEAITEQGRTINENDAVYLRLDHAFA; encoded by the coding sequence ATGTCGCTCACGCTCTACGGACACCGTCTTTCCCAGCCCTGCCGCGCTGTTGAAATTCTGCTGCGCGAGCTGGGCCTGGACTACACATGGCAGCAAGTCGATTTCGCGAACGGGGCCACGCACGAGCACTGGTTTGTCGATAACATCAACGCGTTCGAAACGATACCGGCGCTCGTAGCAACAGACGACAAGCCAGGGGCCACACCGACCGACCTACGCCTCGGCGAAAGCCACGCCATGATGCGTTACCTCTGTCGCATCGCGATGGACTGTGACACCGCCCATCGCTGGTATCCAGGCGACCAAGATCCGGCGCGTTCGGCACGCATCGACCAGTGGCTCGACTGGCATCACAACCACGTGCGGCGTCACGATATGTTTCACCACATCATGAACCTGCACCTGACGCTGCCGATGCTTAAACGAGAAATAGATACCGATCTACTCCGGCCAAGGCAGGCGTCGCTCAGAACCAGTCTGGGCACACTCGAGCAACAACTACGCAGCACGACAGCTGACTCACCACTAAGCACGCTTTGCGGCGACACCGAACCAACCATTGCTGACCTGGCGATCGCCAGCGAGCTGTATCAAATCGCAGCCGTCGGCTACCACTTCAACAGCTTCCCAGCCGTGGAAAACTGGCTCGATGCGCTAGTCGGGCGCCCGCATTTTCAGGCCGTATCCGAAGCCATCACCGAACAAGGTCGCACCATTAACGAAAACGATGCAGTCTATCTCCGCCTGGACCACGCATTCGCATAA
- a CDS encoding sarcosine oxidase subunit beta family protein has protein sequence MVQNTYSLFNLAYNAIHRHRHWSTAWRKPEPASAYDVVIIGGGGHGLATAYYLAKNHGITNVAVLEKGWLGGGNTGRNTTIVRSNYYLAANARFYELSMQLWETLSQDLNFNVMYSPRGVLNLAHTPGQLGAFASRGNAMRLNGVDAELLDREQVAQRVPQLDISDQARFPIWGGLLQPRGGIARHDAVAWGYARAADALGVDIIENCEVTSMQRENGRVTAVETTRGRIQANRVGVVVAGHAGTVAGMADLRLPLESHILQAMVTEPVKPVLNTVVTSGAAHCYVNQSDKGELVMGGDLDGYNAYARRGSPAVVQDVVSSALSLFPDFSRLRLMRTWGGTVDMSMDGSPIISKTPVDNLYLNVGWCYGGFKATPGSGWVFAHTIANDEPHPLNAAFRLDRFREGRALDENGAGPVPAAH, from the coding sequence ATGGTGCAAAACACTTATTCCCTGTTCAACCTGGCTTATAACGCCATACACCGCCATCGGCACTGGTCGACGGCATGGCGCAAGCCGGAGCCCGCGTCTGCGTACGATGTCGTGATCATCGGCGGTGGCGGGCACGGCCTGGCAACGGCCTATTACCTGGCAAAGAATCACGGCATCACCAATGTCGCCGTTCTGGAGAAAGGTTGGCTCGGAGGCGGCAATACCGGGCGCAATACGACCATTGTGCGCTCGAATTACTATCTGGCCGCCAACGCCCGTTTCTATGAGTTGTCCATGCAACTGTGGGAAACCTTGAGTCAGGACCTGAACTTCAACGTTATGTACAGCCCGCGCGGCGTGCTCAATCTGGCCCATACACCGGGCCAGCTCGGCGCTTTTGCAAGTCGGGGTAATGCCATGCGCCTCAACGGTGTGGATGCTGAGCTGCTCGATCGCGAGCAGGTAGCACAGCGCGTACCGCAGCTCGATATCAGTGACCAAGCGCGTTTCCCTATATGGGGTGGCCTACTCCAGCCACGCGGCGGCATCGCACGCCATGACGCTGTGGCCTGGGGCTATGCGCGGGCCGCCGATGCGTTGGGCGTGGATATCATCGAAAACTGCGAGGTCACCAGCATGCAACGCGAAAACGGCCGGGTGACTGCCGTCGAGACGACGCGCGGGCGCATTCAAGCCAACCGGGTCGGCGTTGTGGTGGCCGGGCATGCGGGGACCGTTGCCGGCATGGCCGACCTGCGATTACCGCTTGAGTCACATATATTGCAGGCCATGGTGACCGAGCCCGTTAAACCGGTGCTCAATACCGTAGTGACGTCGGGCGCCGCCCATTGTTACGTCAATCAATCGGACAAGGGCGAATTGGTCATGGGCGGCGATCTGGATGGCTACAACGCCTATGCCCGGCGCGGCAGCCCGGCTGTTGTACAGGACGTGGTGAGTTCAGCGCTGTCGCTGTTTCCCGACTTCAGTCGTCTGCGGTTGATGCGGACCTGGGGCGGCACGGTCGACATGAGCATGGATGGTAGCCCAATCATCAGCAAGACGCCGGTGGACAATCTCTATCTCAACGTCGGCTGGTGCTATGGCGGCTTCAAGGCCACCCCTGGCTCCGGCTGGGTCTTCGCCCACACCATCGCCAACGACGAGCCCCATCCCCTCAACGCCGCTTTTCGCCTGGATCGTTTCCGAGAGGGGCGAGCACTGGATGAAAATGGCGCTGGTCCGGTCCCCGCAGCTCATTAG
- a CDS encoding LysR family transcriptional regulator, with protein MELRQLRYFVAVAEEKHFGRAAARMHISQPPLSMQIRHLEEGLGVLLLDRHTRKVMLTNAGRTFLQYAYRILATVAESEQAVTESDAGLRGRLEVGFISSATLTVLPPALREFRRQYPAVELELKEISSGDQIDALYSGDIQIGLLRLPLQARGLQIEPLRCETLTVALPENHALAAQPSISPLTLADHPLIFFDRQHIPGLHDHIEGLFQNLGREPWIAQHAISLQTIVGLVASDIGLAILPESCHHLRRDGVVYRPLDATDTETWMALAHPSATDSRLVTHFKQTIQTVLAGY; from the coding sequence ATGGAACTTAGACAACTCAGATACTTCGTGGCGGTAGCCGAAGAGAAGCATTTCGGACGAGCGGCCGCTCGCATGCACATCAGCCAACCACCTTTGAGCATGCAAATACGCCATCTGGAAGAAGGATTGGGCGTGCTACTGCTGGATCGGCACACGCGCAAAGTCATGCTCACCAATGCAGGACGGACGTTCCTGCAATATGCCTACCGGATTCTTGCGACCGTGGCGGAATCCGAACAGGCCGTCACAGAATCGGACGCCGGGCTGCGCGGCCGCCTTGAAGTGGGCTTTATCAGTTCGGCTACGCTAACGGTGCTCCCGCCGGCCCTACGCGAATTCCGCCGCCAATACCCGGCGGTGGAGCTGGAGCTCAAGGAAATCAGCAGTGGCGACCAAATTGACGCCCTTTACAGCGGCGACATCCAGATCGGTTTGTTGCGCTTGCCACTACAGGCGCGTGGTTTGCAGATTGAACCGCTGCGATGCGAGACGTTGACCGTTGCGCTACCGGAAAACCACGCATTGGCAGCTCAGCCAAGCATTTCGCCGCTCACACTCGCAGACCATCCCCTCATCTTTTTTGACCGGCAACACATTCCAGGCTTGCACGACCATATAGAGGGGCTGTTTCAAAACCTCGGCCGGGAACCATGGATCGCACAACATGCCATTTCCCTACAGACCATCGTTGGCCTAGTGGCCAGCGATATCGGCCTGGCGATCCTCCCGGAATCCTGCCATCACCTGCGCCGGGACGGCGTCGTTTACCGCCCCCTGGATGCAACCGACACGGAAACCTGGATGGCACTTGCCCATCCAAGCGCCACGGATTCGCGGCTTGTCACGCATTTCAAGCAAACGATACAGACCGTGCTGGCCGGTTATTAA
- a CDS encoding sarcosine oxidase subunit delta gives MQIICPWCGERSYEEFRYGGDATVVRPTASEAADDDAWHEYIFVRDNPYGPHEEWWYHAYGCHQWFRVRRDTVTYEILSTVPANHRSGDRQA, from the coding sequence ATGCAGATCATATGTCCTTGGTGCGGCGAACGCAGCTACGAGGAATTTCGCTATGGTGGTGATGCCACGGTCGTCCGACCGACGGCATCCGAGGCGGCCGATGATGACGCCTGGCATGAATACATCTTTGTGCGTGATAACCCGTACGGTCCGCACGAGGAATGGTGGTACCACGCCTATGGTTGCCACCAATGGTTCCGGGTTCGCCGCGATACCGTGACCTACGAAATCCTCTCGACGGTTCCGGCAAACCACCGTTCAGGCGACAGACAAGCATGA